One Streptomyces lincolnensis genomic region harbors:
- a CDS encoding DUF6355 family natural product biosynthesis protein, with protein MRRTFTNALGSAALVLASLGAVTTTASPAAADPCGFFETGSDAFYNHCTSDGSRVVIKVEVALAPDYERCVGPGKHWLGSASKIQGAYYVGRTC; from the coding sequence ATGCGTCGTACCTTCACCAACGCCCTCGGTTCCGCCGCTCTCGTGCTCGCCTCGCTGGGCGCGGTGACCACCACCGCGAGCCCCGCGGCGGCCGACCCCTGCGGGTTCTTCGAGACGGGCTCCGACGCCTTCTACAACCACTGCACCTCCGACGGCTCCCGTGTGGTGATCAAGGTCGAGGTCGCTCTCGCGCCCGACTACGAGCGCTGCGTCGGCCCGGGCAAGCACTGGCTCGGCTCCGCCAGCAAGATCCAGGGCGCCTACTACGTCGGCCGCACCTGCTGA
- a CDS encoding APC family permease, with protein MSINRGRGLQANALGTFDTVVMAVAGSAPAYSLAATTAVLVGAVGLASPAALLYCAIPMLGIALAFSYLGRIDVNAGASYSWVGRTLHPFLGFMSGWALVISTTIFMVAGSLPAGSMTLSLFDEQLAENTALSTAVGAGWFLIMLLVVLGGARLTVRAQFLMSGIELAILALFAVLAVFHTDNARAFDWSWLGFGHFDGMAGFASGALIAAFYYWGWDVTSNLSEETRNSRRTTGLAGLIGVGIVFLLFEAFTIAVNMILSAKQIEENDANVLAVLGEEIWPGWGGKLLVVAVMLSTIATLETTLIQVTRSLFAMGRDRTMPSALGRVHPHWNTPWVAITVVGTVAMVMLVASNALGTVGDILSDAISAIGLQIAVYYGLAGLAAVVAYRRMLLKSVANFVLGGLWPLFGSLFMFWVLVESLGELSTASVTIGLGGLAVGLIPMFWYWMRGSDYYRPARLDAARTIETEYVPDDGALAHSRAHEGFPTDF; from the coding sequence ATGAGCATCAACAGGGGCAGAGGACTTCAGGCCAACGCCCTCGGCACGTTCGACACGGTGGTGATGGCCGTGGCGGGCAGTGCGCCGGCCTACTCCCTGGCCGCGACCACCGCGGTGCTGGTCGGGGCGGTGGGCCTGGCCAGTCCGGCCGCTCTGCTGTACTGCGCCATACCGATGCTGGGCATCGCGCTGGCGTTCAGCTATCTGGGCCGCATCGACGTGAACGCGGGCGCCAGTTACTCCTGGGTGGGCCGAACTCTCCATCCCTTTCTGGGCTTCATGAGCGGCTGGGCGCTGGTGATCTCGACGACCATCTTCATGGTCGCCGGTTCACTGCCCGCCGGTTCGATGACGCTGTCCCTCTTCGACGAGCAACTCGCCGAGAACACCGCGCTGTCCACGGCCGTCGGGGCGGGCTGGTTCCTCATCATGCTGCTCGTCGTGCTGGGCGGTGCCCGGCTCACCGTGCGCGCGCAGTTCCTCATGTCGGGCATAGAGCTGGCCATCCTGGCGCTCTTCGCGGTGCTCGCCGTCTTCCACACCGACAACGCCCGTGCGTTCGACTGGTCCTGGCTCGGATTCGGTCACTTCGACGGCATGGCCGGCTTCGCGTCGGGCGCGCTGATCGCCGCGTTCTACTACTGGGGCTGGGACGTCACCAGCAACCTGAGCGAGGAGACCCGCAACAGCCGTCGTACGACGGGACTCGCGGGCCTCATCGGCGTCGGGATCGTCTTCCTGCTGTTCGAGGCGTTCACCATCGCGGTGAACATGATCCTGTCCGCGAAGCAGATCGAGGAGAACGACGCCAACGTGCTCGCGGTGCTCGGCGAGGAGATCTGGCCGGGCTGGGGCGGCAAGTTGCTGGTCGTGGCGGTGATGCTGTCCACCATCGCCACTTTGGAGACCACCCTCATCCAGGTCACCCGCTCCCTGTTCGCGATGGGCCGGGACCGGACGATGCCGTCCGCGCTGGGCCGCGTCCATCCCCACTGGAACACGCCGTGGGTGGCCATCACGGTCGTGGGCACGGTGGCGATGGTGATGCTGGTCGCCTCCAACGCCCTGGGCACCGTCGGCGACATCCTCTCCGACGCCATCTCGGCGATCGGCCTCCAGATCGCCGTGTACTACGGACTCGCCGGGCTCGCCGCGGTCGTCGCCTACCGCAGGATGCTGCTGAAGTCGGTGGCCAACTTCGTCCTCGGCGGGCTGTGGCCGCTGTTCGGCTCCCTGTTCATGTTCTGGGTGCTGGTCGAGTCACTGGGCGAGCTGAGCACCGCGTCGGTCACGATCGGCCTCGGCGGCCTGGCCGTGGGCCTGATCCCGATGTTCTGGTACTGGATGCGGGGCAGCGACTACTACCGGCCCGCCCGGCTGGACGCCGCCCGCACGATCGAGACGGAGTACGTCCCCGACGACGGCGCGCTCGCGCACTCCCGGGCCCACGAGGGTTTCCCCACCGACTTCTGA
- a CDS encoding DUF5709 domain-containing protein has translation MDTERTDAEPMADDAYQPTGSNEEQEDASPLDLQDALDERTYDDTLDEGYSPPEKPLGVTGHGTTAAEQRDGESLDQRLAQEVPDVAPASGDGIGDAPDAAGEPVDPEAGEARAGRLVAPDEGAHPDTTKEAVASDVGIDAGAAGAEEAAVHVVADDADLPEDEFEDGGAYDAEGDEI, from the coding sequence ATGGACACGGAACGCACCGACGCCGAACCGATGGCGGACGACGCGTACCAGCCCACCGGCAGCAACGAGGAGCAGGAGGACGCCAGCCCGCTCGACCTCCAGGACGCCCTCGACGAGCGCACCTACGACGACACCCTGGACGAGGGGTACTCGCCGCCGGAGAAGCCCCTCGGCGTCACCGGACACGGCACCACGGCCGCCGAGCAGCGCGACGGCGAGAGCCTGGACCAGCGGCTCGCCCAGGAGGTCCCCGATGTGGCCCCGGCCTCCGGTGACGGCATCGGCGACGCCCCCGACGCGGCGGGCGAACCGGTCGACCCGGAGGCGGGCGAGGCTCGCGCCGGGCGCCTGGTCGCCCCCGACGAGGGCGCCCACCCCGACACCACCAAGGAGGCCGTCGCCTCCGACGTGGGCATCGACGCGGGAGCCGCCGGCGCGGAGGAGGCCGCCGTGCATGTCGTCGCGGACGACGCGGACCTGCCGGAGGACGAGTTCGAGGACGGGGGCGCGTACGACGCCGAGGGCGACGAGATCTGA
- the sthA gene encoding Si-specific NAD(P)(+) transhydrogenase encodes MPDYDMLVIGSGPGGQKAAIAAAKLGRRVAVVDRPDMVGGVSIHTGTIPSKTLREAVLYLTGLTQRDLYGQSYRLKEDITVGDLTARTQHVVSREVDVIRSQLSRNHVTLHAGTARFVDAHTLALREVSGHERLLTAEHVVIATGTRPARPGSVEFDGRTIMDSDNVLALERVPRSMVIVGAGVIGMEYASMFAALGSKVTVVEKRAGMLDMCDVEVIESLKYHLRDLAVTFRFGETVAAVERHPRGTLTILESGKKIPADAVMYSAGRQGLTDDLDLDKAGLSADPRGRIAVDEHYRTEVPHIYAVGDVIGFPALAATSMEQGRAAAYHACGEPVPRMHNLQPIGIYTIPEISFVGRTEDQLTEDRVPFEVGISRYRELARGQIMGDSHGMLKLLVSPEDRTLLGVHCFGTGATELIHIGQSVMGCGGTVDYLVDAVFNYPTLAESYKVAALDATNKLRLIDRIGD; translated from the coding sequence GTGCCCGACTACGACATGCTCGTCATCGGATCAGGCCCCGGCGGCCAGAAGGCCGCCATCGCCGCGGCCAAGCTGGGCCGCCGGGTCGCCGTCGTCGACCGCCCCGACATGGTCGGCGGGGTCTCCATCCACACCGGCACCATCCCCTCCAAGACGCTGCGTGAAGCGGTGCTGTACCTCACCGGACTCACCCAGCGCGATCTGTACGGCCAGAGCTACCGGCTGAAGGAGGACATCACCGTCGGCGACCTGACCGCCCGCACCCAGCACGTGGTCAGCCGCGAGGTCGACGTGATCCGCAGCCAGCTCTCCCGCAACCACGTCACGCTGCACGCCGGAACGGCGCGTTTCGTCGACGCCCACACCCTCGCCCTCAGGGAGGTCAGCGGCCACGAACGGCTCCTTACGGCCGAGCACGTGGTGATCGCCACCGGGACCCGTCCCGCCCGTCCGGGCAGCGTCGAGTTCGACGGGCGGACGATCATGGACTCGGACAACGTGCTCGCCCTGGAGCGGGTGCCGCGTTCCATGGTCATCGTCGGCGCCGGCGTGATCGGCATGGAGTACGCGTCCATGTTCGCGGCGCTCGGCAGCAAGGTCACGGTGGTGGAGAAGCGGGCCGGGATGCTCGACATGTGCGACGTCGAGGTCATCGAGTCGCTCAAGTACCACCTGCGGGACCTGGCCGTGACCTTCCGCTTCGGGGAGACGGTCGCCGCGGTCGAGCGCCATCCCCGGGGCACGCTCACCATCCTGGAGAGCGGCAAGAAGATCCCGGCCGACGCCGTGATGTACTCGGCGGGCCGGCAGGGCCTGACCGATGACCTCGACCTCGACAAGGCCGGGCTCTCGGCGGACCCGCGCGGCCGGATCGCGGTGGACGAGCACTACCGCACCGAGGTGCCGCACATCTACGCCGTCGGTGACGTGATCGGTTTCCCGGCGCTGGCGGCGACCTCGATGGAGCAGGGCCGCGCGGCGGCGTACCACGCGTGCGGAGAGCCCGTGCCCCGGATGCACAATCTCCAGCCGATCGGCATCTACACCATCCCGGAGATCAGTTTCGTGGGCCGGACCGAGGACCAGCTCACCGAGGACCGGGTGCCGTTCGAGGTGGGCATCTCCCGCTATCGCGAGCTGGCCCGCGGACAGATCATGGGCGACTCGCACGGCATGCTGAAGCTGCTGGTCTCTCCCGAGGACCGCACCCTGCTCGGGGTGCACTGCTTCGGCACGGGCGCGACCGAGCTGATCCACATCGGCCAGTCCGTGATGGGCTGCGGCGGTACGGTCGACTATCTGGTCGACGCGGTCTTCAACTACCCGACCCTGGCGGAGTCGTACAAGGTCGCCGCCCTGGACGCCACGAACAAGCTGCGGCTGATCGACCGGATCGGGGACTGA
- a CDS encoding GNAT family N-acetyltransferase translates to MTDLVIRALDERDAHLFDALPDPFGAAQGHRRTRHRPDWKRVALRDGEVVARGAWWGGPDDTEPVNLNWFDVAEGEEEAGAELLRTAPWRVEIEMNLPGGWREDPVLRSAADTCFTAARKAGYELLVERFLYRWTPAHGLPERPGRLRFRPEPDDEVFRDALRRIHSVTLDAHALLAIEEGGIDKAAQEELDFFHWCPSPREWWQIAHTPEGDLAGIHIPAHNPSGPCVGFIGVVPEQRGHGYAYDLLVECTHFLVEQGAEFVSALTDQGNFPMAANFTKAGYPVVRERLNFQVPGTD, encoded by the coding sequence ATGACCGATCTGGTCATCCGCGCGCTCGACGAGCGCGACGCCCATCTCTTCGACGCCCTGCCCGACCCGTTCGGCGCGGCCCAAGGACACCGGCGCACCCGGCACCGCCCCGACTGGAAGCGCGTCGCCCTGCGCGACGGCGAGGTCGTGGCGCGCGGTGCCTGGTGGGGCGGCCCCGACGACACCGAACCCGTCAACCTCAACTGGTTCGACGTGGCCGAGGGCGAGGAGGAGGCGGGCGCCGAACTCCTGCGCACCGCCCCCTGGCGGGTCGAAATCGAGATGAACCTGCCCGGCGGCTGGCGCGAGGACCCGGTGCTGCGCTCCGCCGCCGACACCTGCTTCACCGCCGCCCGCAAGGCCGGCTACGAGCTCCTCGTGGAACGCTTCCTGTACCGCTGGACCCCGGCGCACGGGCTGCCCGAGCGCCCCGGCCGGCTGCGCTTCCGTCCCGAGCCGGACGACGAGGTCTTCCGCGACGCGCTGCGCCGCATCCACTCCGTCACGCTGGACGCCCACGCCCTGCTCGCCATCGAGGAGGGCGGGATCGACAAGGCCGCCCAGGAGGAACTCGACTTCTTCCACTGGTGCCCCTCGCCCCGCGAGTGGTGGCAGATCGCCCACACACCGGAGGGCGATCTGGCGGGCATCCACATCCCGGCACACAACCCCTCGGGGCCCTGCGTCGGCTTCATCGGCGTCGTCCCCGAGCAGCGCGGACACGGTTACGCCTACGACCTCCTCGTGGAGTGCACCCACTTCCTGGTCGAACAGGGCGCCGAGTTCGTCTCAGCCCTGACGGACCAGGGCAACTTCCCCATGGCCGCCAACTTCACCAAGGCGGGGTATCCCGTCGTACGGGAACGCCTGAACTTTCAGGTGCCCGGCACCGACTGA
- a CDS encoding Gfo/Idh/MocA family protein, which translates to MRIGLLGTGPWARMAHAPALSEHDGLDFVGVWGRRPEAAKEVADLHGTRAYDDVDALLADVDAVAVALPPSVQADLAARAARAGCHLLLDKPVATTVEQARAVVDAVGRAQVASVVFFTARYLTEPAAWIAEQAAAKGWFTARAQWLGSVFTTDSPFADSPWRREKGALWDVGPHALSVLLPVLGDVRRVAAAAPGPGDTVHLVLDHAGGASSTLTLSLTAPVPAAGSVVELRGESGVTLLPDSAEGAVPALLRAADELLDSARTGRPHPCDAAFGLRVTEVLTEAESLLNGTTG; encoded by the coding sequence ATGCGCATCGGACTGCTGGGCACCGGCCCCTGGGCTCGGATGGCCCACGCTCCCGCCCTGAGCGAGCACGACGGGCTGGACTTCGTGGGGGTCTGGGGCCGGCGTCCGGAGGCCGCCAAGGAGGTGGCGGATCTGCACGGCACGCGTGCGTACGACGACGTCGACGCGCTGCTGGCCGACGTGGACGCCGTGGCCGTCGCGCTGCCGCCGAGCGTGCAGGCCGATCTCGCGGCGCGGGCCGCCCGGGCCGGGTGTCATCTGCTGCTGGACAAGCCCGTCGCGACGACGGTCGAGCAGGCGCGGGCCGTGGTCGACGCCGTCGGGCGGGCCCAGGTCGCCTCGGTGGTCTTCTTCACCGCCCGGTACCTGACCGAGCCCGCGGCGTGGATCGCCGAACAGGCTGCCGCCAAGGGCTGGTTCACGGCGCGGGCGCAGTGGCTGGGGTCGGTGTTCACCACCGACAGCCCGTTCGCCGACTCGCCGTGGCGACGCGAGAAGGGTGCCCTGTGGGACGTGGGCCCGCATGCCCTGTCCGTGCTGCTGCCGGTCCTCGGTGACGTGCGGCGGGTGGCCGCCGCGGCGCCCGGCCCCGGTGACACCGTCCACCTGGTCCTCGACCACGCCGGCGGCGCCTCCAGCACGCTGACCCTGAGCCTGACGGCCCCGGTCCCGGCGGCCGGATCAGTGGTGGAACTGCGGGGCGAGTCGGGGGTGACGCTCCTTCCGGACAGCGCCGAGGGCGCGGTGCCGGCCCTGCTGAGGGCGGCGGACGAGCTCCTGGACTCCGCCCGCACCGGCCGTCCGCACCCCTGCGACGCCGCGTTCGGCCTGCGGGTCACCGAGGTGCTCACCGAGGCGGAGTCCCTGCTGAACGGCACGACAGGCTGA
- a CDS encoding aldo/keto reductase: MHTRRIGDIEVSAIGLGAMPMSIEGRPDETRSLATIHAALDAGVTLIDTADAYHQHADEVGHNETLIAKALASHDRGKDVLVATKGGHLRPGDGTWTLDGSPEHIKEACEASLRRLGVEAIGLYQFHRPDPKVPYAESVGAVRDLLDAGKIRMAGISNANPEQIRQANEILGGRLVSVQNQFSPAFRSSEPELRLCDELGIAFLPWSPLGGISRAGELGSVHAPFARIAEAHGVSPQQVCLAWMLAKSPVVVPIPGSSRPETIRDSLAAADLALTADERAELDTV; this comes from the coding sequence ATGCACACCCGCCGCATCGGTGACATCGAAGTAAGCGCGATCGGCCTGGGCGCCATGCCCATGTCCATCGAGGGGCGACCGGACGAGACCCGTTCCCTCGCCACCATCCACGCCGCCCTGGACGCCGGCGTCACGCTGATCGACACCGCGGACGCCTACCACCAGCACGCCGACGAGGTCGGCCACAACGAGACGCTGATCGCCAAGGCCCTCGCCTCCCACGACCGCGGCAAGGACGTCCTGGTCGCGACCAAGGGCGGCCATCTGCGCCCCGGCGACGGCACCTGGACACTCGACGGCAGCCCCGAGCACATCAAGGAGGCCTGCGAGGCATCCCTGCGCCGGCTCGGCGTCGAGGCCATCGGCCTCTACCAGTTCCACCGCCCCGACCCGAAGGTGCCCTACGCCGAGTCCGTCGGCGCGGTCCGCGACCTTCTCGACGCCGGGAAGATCCGCATGGCGGGCATCTCCAACGCGAACCCGGAGCAGATCCGGCAGGCCAACGAGATCCTCGGAGGCCGCCTGGTCTCCGTGCAGAACCAGTTCTCCCCGGCCTTCCGCTCCAGCGAGCCGGAACTGCGCCTGTGCGACGAGCTCGGCATCGCCTTCCTGCCCTGGAGCCCGCTCGGCGGCATCTCGCGCGCGGGCGAACTGGGCTCCGTGCACGCTCCGTTCGCCCGGATCGCCGAGGCCCACGGAGTGAGCCCGCAGCAGGTGTGCCTGGCCTGGATGCTCGCCAAGTCGCCGGTGGTCGTGCCGATCCCCGGATCGAGCCGCCCCGAGACGATCCGCGACTCCCTCGCCGCGGCGGACCTCGCCCTGACGGCGGACGAACGCGCGGAGCTGGACACCGTCTGA
- a CDS encoding SAM-dependent methyltransferase, translating to METGKKLSTQIDASVPTAARMYDHYLGGRDNYAADRAACEELDKVVPSTRRLAVNNRRFLQRVVKTLAAEHGIRQFLDHGSGLPTQDNVHQVAQRIDPATHVVYVDNDPMVLVHGRALLEQDERTAVIHADMRETDAIFSHPETERLIDFSRPVAVLFNSVMHCIPDSETDGPLAVARRVAERLVPGSFMVMCQLVSEDPEVREFVTNFMDQATQGHWGRVREEKDVAEWFEGLDVLDPGLVEVSTWRPDSEVAPRQLTHEWIEFGGVGRIR from the coding sequence ATGGAGACCGGTAAGAAGCTGTCCACGCAGATCGACGCGTCCGTCCCCACCGCGGCCCGGATGTACGACCACTATCTGGGCGGCAGGGACAACTACGCGGCCGACCGCGCGGCGTGCGAGGAACTCGACAAGGTCGTTCCCAGCACCCGCCGCCTGGCCGTGAACAACAGGCGCTTCCTCCAGCGGGTCGTCAAGACCCTGGCGGCGGAACACGGCATCCGGCAGTTCCTGGACCACGGCTCCGGCCTGCCCACCCAGGACAACGTCCACCAGGTCGCCCAGCGCATCGACCCGGCCACGCACGTGGTCTACGTGGACAACGACCCGATGGTGCTCGTCCACGGCCGGGCCCTGCTGGAGCAGGACGAGCGCACCGCCGTCATCCACGCGGACATGCGGGAGACCGACGCGATCTTCTCGCACCCCGAGACCGAGCGGCTGATCGACTTCAGCCGGCCCGTCGCGGTCCTCTTCAACTCGGTGATGCACTGCATCCCCGACAGCGAGACCGACGGGCCGCTCGCCGTGGCCCGCCGGGTGGCCGAGCGGCTGGTGCCCGGCAGTTTCATGGTGATGTGCCAGCTGGTCAGCGAGGACCCCGAGGTGCGGGAGTTCGTCACCAACTTCATGGACCAGGCGACCCAGGGGCACTGGGGCCGGGTCCGTGAGGAGAAGGACGTGGCCGAGTGGTTCGAGGGCCTGGACGTCCTCGACCCCGGTCTGGTGGAGGTCTCCACCTGGCGGCCCGACTCCGAGGTGGCTCCCCGTCAGCTCACCCACGAGTGGATCGAGTTCGGCGGCGTCGGCCGCATCCGCTAG
- a CDS encoding helix-turn-helix domain-containing protein, protein MSPESHRISRLQPYLDRPEPAPTLLKMLVGVQLAGFREDAGLAQDQAAKALGFSAAKLSRIESGKGRRPPAQSDVHALLELYGTDEYEASVLLKLLQRAGEPGWWQRYDKRLMPEWFDRLVGLQEAAAAIRTFEIQYVPGLLQTPDYTRAVVERGLPAAAASEVRRRVELRTRRAQLLQRADAPQLWAVLDESVLLRVLGSREVMREQLAHLVTMAQRPHVTVQIVPLDVTNASAPAIPITYLRFGGDLPDVVYLEHIKSANFLEDLDETEEYRVALDRLADEALEPRASLKLLRETMEQRYGG, encoded by the coding sequence ATGTCCCCCGAGTCGCATCGCATCTCCCGCCTGCAACCGTATCTGGACCGGCCCGAGCCGGCCCCGACTCTGCTGAAGATGCTGGTCGGCGTGCAGTTGGCGGGTTTCCGTGAGGACGCCGGCCTCGCTCAGGACCAGGCGGCCAAGGCCCTCGGCTTCAGTGCGGCGAAGCTGTCCCGCATCGAGTCGGGCAAGGGCCGTAGGCCGCCCGCTCAGAGTGATGTGCACGCCCTGCTGGAGTTGTACGGCACCGACGAGTACGAGGCGTCGGTGCTGCTGAAGCTGCTCCAGCGCGCCGGTGAGCCGGGGTGGTGGCAGCGTTACGACAAGCGGCTGATGCCCGAGTGGTTCGACCGGCTGGTCGGCCTCCAGGAGGCGGCGGCCGCGATCCGTACGTTCGAGATCCAGTACGTGCCCGGTCTGTTGCAGACCCCGGACTACACCCGGGCCGTGGTCGAGCGGGGCCTGCCCGCGGCCGCCGCGAGCGAGGTGCGGCGCCGGGTGGAACTGCGGACGCGCAGGGCGCAGTTGCTTCAGCGCGCCGACGCCCCGCAACTGTGGGCGGTCCTCGACGAGTCGGTGCTGCTGCGGGTGCTGGGCAGCCGCGAGGTGATGCGGGAGCAGCTGGCGCACCTGGTGACGATGGCCCAGCGGCCCCATGTGACGGTGCAGATCGTGCCGCTGGACGTGACGAACGCGTCGGCGCCGGCCATCCCGATCACCTATCTCCGCTTCGGCGGCGATCTGCCCGACGTGGTCTACCTGGAGCACATCAAGAGCGCCAACTTCCTGGAGGACCTCGACGAGACGGAGGAGTACCGCGTCGCGCTCGACCGGCTGGCCGACGAGGCGCTCGAACCCCGTGCCTCCCTGAAGCTGCTCCGCGAGACGATGGAGCAGCGCTACGGCGGATGA
- a CDS encoding DUF397 domain-containing protein — MPSVRNGVRASSLDACWIKSRHSNAEGNCVEVAPLVDGTIAVRNSRDPDGPALVYTPAEVAAFVAGAKEGEFDHLL; from the coding sequence GTGCCATCAGTGCGGAACGGAGTGCGGGCGAGTTCGTTGGACGCCTGCTGGATCAAGAGCCGGCACAGCAACGCCGAGGGCAACTGTGTCGAAGTCGCCCCGCTGGTCGACGGGACCATCGCGGTGCGCAACTCCCGTGATCCCGACGGTCCGGCGCTGGTCTACACGCCGGCGGAGGTGGCGGCGTTCGTCGCCGGAGCCAAGGAGGGCGAGTTCGACCATCTGCTGTGA